The Silene latifolia isolate original U9 population chromosome X, ASM4854445v1, whole genome shotgun sequence genome contains the following window.
ATTAGATTAAATCGGTTTTGAATCGGGTTGTCCgtactttcatttttcagttCGATTTAGATCGTGTTTATTTCGGTTCACAACTTTAATCGGTTAAAATACTTTaattttatactatgtagatttgCTCCTGAGCCGTTCACTATGTAATCAATGAGAAAAAAGTACTTCAAATACTATAATTCTTAAAATTCCTAGCATTTATAAATgcattaaataattttttttaaaaaaaaaatctcttAATTGAATGCATCACATCGGACCCGTATATTGCCATTGTTAGCATTTTTGACACCAACTCGGCCCAATTTGATCATAGCAGACGAAAAAGCAGAGTAGAAGTTCCCATTGTTAGTAGCCCAATTTTCAACAGTGGGCCTTGATCTTGGGTCACTATAGAGAACCTGGTCCGACGTGAATAGGCCCTTTCCTTGCTTCAAATCGGCATAATACCAATTATCGAACCTTCTTGGTGAAACCGTATCCATATTCACAGCGATCCTCGGATCCACACCCCGTGGGCACATGCCTTGTAGTTGTATAGCGTACTGTTTATTTAAGGTCGGGTCAATTGCGCTGTTGGCTGAAAATCCGTATATCCTGTTGGCGAACTTGTCACAGTGAGAAAATCCTAATGTATGTGCCCCTGTTGAATATTAAAAGCTACTGGTTAGCAGTGTACAAAATTTTTCAAGGTAACTAATAATTGATCATAAATAAGATCTACATCAAAGACAACAACCATAACGTAGCTAGAAGACTTGCAAATACACTGTCTACGGAAGGGCAAGTAAAAAGGCCTGTTTAGTGCATAAGGTGACCCAAGACAAACAAGGACCCAGCAGTGACAGTCTGACGGAGACAGGATTTACAGTTCGGGGCGAAAAATTTTAGTGGGGGTAAACAAGTAGTTATAGGGTAAAATtgggaaaaaaaaaatagaataatTAACTAAAAGCTTTGAAGTTTTCATTTTCCAGCAGGGGCGAGCGCCTATGCTAAGATTGCTAACTCCCTCGCTCCACCACTGGACCCAAGGCGACAAACTGTCAGCATTGGAGCTCAAGTCACATATACGACTATACGATTAGATTACTCGTAGAAACTTTAAGACGTAAATCTATGATGATGGCTTTAACGTTTGTCGTTGCTATCCTTTGATTGGATTCCATGGAGACCTTTTATTAGTGCATGCACATGGAGTGACCTATATAATTGAGTCACATTCTTCTTTTTCAATTTTGAATTGAGTTGTTTCATAATTCATATGCAACTGTCGGTAAAACACAACTGAGCTGCTTTACGGTACAGAACAACTTGGGAAACATTCCAAATGGTTGGGCCATACATAATATACTCATGATTATGCACAAAGACAGGATATGTCGAAATGGTGTATAATTGATTTGTTTTGCTGACACACGAATATTGCTTTTTGgtaaaatgttcaaaaattgtTCATTGTATCTGTATGTATAAACAAATTAGACCATTGCGTTTATAGTTTATACACTCACTTGTTCAGGTAAAATTTGTTTGGTTTGGATAGACAAATGACAATTCATGTGACAACTAGCACTTACGGGGCGGGATAGATAAATAGCTTCATACATCATATAGAAACTAGAGTTCAATAAATTCTGGTCCAAATGTCTAGGCGTGGCTTTAGTTCCACCACTACTTAGGGTAGTCTGACTATaacatacggagtattacaattacGCGGTTTACCTCTACCGTCCAAGCGAGCCTTAGGCTAAAAGAGACAAATGACACCTTGTTTTAGTTACCATGCTTAAAAGTTAAAACGCAATTACTAAAATCAACCAAAGTGCGCATTAATCCAGCATCTAGTCTAGCTATAATAAAAGAATAACAAGAACAATTAGGATAATTGAAGAAAAGAGGAAACATTACCTGAAAGAGCAACCATATCAGTTTGGGTGAGACCAAGAGAACCAAACAATGAATTAAGCCGATTCAAGCCGTCACTTGGCTGAGGTAACTTCCCATTTACACTCGCCGCCGTTGACGTCAAACTATCGAACCTCCCCAACTCGACTTTATAAAACGGTCCTCCTGCCTACATTTTAAATTACATAATCCAATCGACTTATTGAATGAGACGTTTTAACAAAGGAAAGTGACTAAAACAGTATTAATAACGAACATACCAGGTTAACGACATCACGAGTAGCAATAGTAAGAATGTCGGCACATGAGACTTTATTCCTGCATCCTGGTACTGCATCCACTGCTGCTTTAGCTTTAATC
Protein-coding sequences here:
- the LOC141623126 gene encoding peroxidase 50-like: MGYIHILISSMLFIGLSVTANALRENYYAKTCPGVEKIVRQAVLQKINQTFVTIPATLRLYFHDCAVSGCDASIMIQSRGNNKAEKDHPDNLSLAGDGFDTVIKAKAAVDAVPGCRNKVSCADILTIATRDVVNLAGGPFYKVELGRFDSLTSTAASVNGKLPQPSDGLNRLNSLFGSLGLTQTDMVALSGAHTLGFSHCDKFANRIYGFSANSAIDPTLNKQYAIQLQGMCPRGVDPRIAVNMDTVSPRRFDNWYYADLKQGKGLFTSDQVLYSDPRSRPTVENWATNNGNFYSAFSSAMIKLGRVGVKNANNGNIRVRCDAFN